Below is a window of Mycolicibacterium chitae DNA.
GGTCGAGAACTTCCGCAACTGGCGGCGGTCGCCGTCCCCGCGCACTGGCGTCCCGCGGCGGTGCAGGCGCTGACCTCGGCGCTGGCCCGGGTGCCGGAGTGGCGAGGACGGCCCCCGGCGGTGCTCTCCGAGGTATCGGCCGTGGTCACCGCCCTGCAGAACGACCCCGGTCTGCCGACCCGCGGCGTCATCGCCGTGTGCGACTTCGGGGGCGGCGGGACCAGCATCACCCTGGTCGACGCCGACCGGGGCTATGCGCCGGTGGGGCCGACGGTCCGGCATCCCGACTTCTCCGGTGATCTGGTGGATCAGGCCCTGCTCACCCACGTCATCGGCGAACTCGCCGGCGCGGGCTCGGTGGATCTCAACAGCACCTCGGCGATCGGCTCGCTGTGGCGGCTGCGCGCGCAGTGCCGCGGCGCCAAGGAGCGACTCTCGGCCGCGGCCGTGACGTCGATGCCGGTGGAACTGCCCGAGTTTCGGGACGAGGTCCGCCTGACCCGCCCCGAGCTGGATGCCGTGCTGCGGGAGCCGCTGGCCGGCCTGGTCGATGTCCTCGACGACACGTTGTCCCGCAACGGTATTCCTCCCGCGGCGCTGAGTGCGGTGGCCTCGGTGGGCGGAGCGGCCGCCATGGCCGCCGTCACCACCACGCTCTCGGATCACCTGCGGGTGCCGGTGATCACCGCGCCGCGCCCGGCGCTGATCGCGGCCACCGGTTCGGCGTTGCGCGCGCTGCGCGGCCCCGCCGACGACACCGCGACGAAGGTGGCGCTGCCGGCGCCCGCCCCGGTCGCCGTGGCCCCGGCCCTCGAGCCTGCCGCGCTGGCCTGGTCGGAGGCCCAGGAGCCGGAGGCCGAGGAAGAGTTCGCGGGCCTCGAGCTCTACGACCAGTCGCCAGACACCGGGTTGTCGAGTGCGCGCCCGGCGGTGGCCTTCGCGGCCGAGGACGCCGCCGTGGAACCCGCGCTGCGCTGGTATCGGCGACCGTTGGCGACGATGGCCGCGGCGAGCGTGGTGCTGATCGGCGCAGTCAGCGCCCTCGGCGTGGTGCTGGTCAACGACAGTGGGGCCGTGCAGGTTTCGGAACCGACCCCGAGTATCAGCACCGCACCCGAACCTGCACCGGTGGCCGCGCAGCCGCCGGCCGAACCGCCCCCGCCCGCGTCGCCGCCACCCGCGGTGCAGCGACCGGTGGTCGCGGCGACCCCCGCGCCGGTGACCCGCACCCGGGTGGTGCAACAACAGGCACCCACACCGCGGCCCGCCGAGCCGGCCCCGCCCGCGACGTCGACGGTCACCGAGACCGTGACGCCACCGCCCCCGCCGTCCTCGGAGGCGCCCGCACCGGAGCCGCCGCCGGCCGAATCGCCCGCACCGGAACCTGATCCGCCGGCCCAGCAGCCTGCGCCCGAACCGGACCCACCCGCCGAGCAACCACCCGTCGAGGAACCGGCACCGTCGGAGCCGGCCCCCGACTCGCCGGTGCCGACGCACCCGCAATGGATTCCCACCCTGCCTCCGATCCCGACCATTCCCGGTCTGCCGCAATTGATTCCGCAGCCCCCGGCCGGAGGCTGATCGCGGTTCGCCGCTGTCCACCCGGCCCTCGATCGAAACCCGTTACGTCGTGTTGACAGTTGTGCACAGCAAGGGGCGGGCACGCCGGGCGCCCTGTGGATAGCCGTCACCCGGAGGTGACGGCATTTGATCGAGAGGCCGTCCGGAGCCGGCCTCACCCGACGTCGGGGCTAATCCCGCGTCCGCGGATGTTTGCGCAGCACCACCTTGGCCAACGGCATCGGGGTCCGCGCGGGCGCGGCGGCGACCTGGGTGGCGATGCTGCGTTCGAGCCGGTCGCACAGTTCGGTTGCCCGCGGGTCGTCGTGGCCGCCGCTCAGCGCCGCGGTCAGGCAGCCGAACACCGAGGCGCGCAGGAACGAAGCCCATTTCGCGCCAAGGGCATTCGCGTCGTTGTCCACCGTGAACTGCTGGAAGTACCGGTCCTCGGCATCGAAGACCTCCACCTGCTCGATCGACAGACCCTCGAACCGATCCTTCGGGGCGAACGGCGCGGCGAAATCCTTTTCGCCGCGCCCGACGATCGGGATCGCCATCGCCCGGAGCTCCTCGGCGCTGATCAGTCCGCTGCCCACCAGTTGGGTGAGCGCGCCGTAGAGGATGTCGACCAGGGGCAGCAGGCCCGGTCTACCGGCCTCGTCGACCCCCATGGTCAGCACCACCAGTCGGCCGTCACCGACCAGTTCGCGACCGCGGAACGCGATGAACTCCTGCCAGTCCTGCGCGGCTTGGCGCTCGCAGGCGGCGCGGGTGCGGTC
It encodes the following:
- a CDS encoding Hsp70 family protein, producing the protein MRDATRPALGLSVGTTALAAVTSDNAVRKAPVLTAGGGTITDFVDRVGDPVGLLAADGTSHRAERVLAEALRQTAYEATRGRELPQLAAVAVPAHWRPAAVQALTSALARVPEWRGRPPAVLSEVSAVVTALQNDPGLPTRGVIAVCDFGGGGTSITLVDADRGYAPVGPTVRHPDFSGDLVDQALLTHVIGELAGAGSVDLNSTSAIGSLWRLRAQCRGAKERLSAAAVTSMPVELPEFRDEVRLTRPELDAVLREPLAGLVDVLDDTLSRNGIPPAALSAVASVGGAAAMAAVTTTLSDHLRVPVITAPRPALIAATGSALRALRGPADDTATKVALPAPAPVAVAPALEPAALAWSEAQEPEAEEEFAGLELYDQSPDTGLSSARPAVAFAAEDAAVEPALRWYRRPLATMAAASVVLIGAVSALGVVLVNDSGAVQVSEPTPSISTAPEPAPVAAQPPAEPPPPASPPPAVQRPVVAATPAPVTRTRVVQQQAPTPRPAEPAPPATSTVTETVTPPPPPSSEAPAPEPPPAESPAPEPDPPAQQPAPEPDPPAEQPPVEEPAPSEPAPDSPVPTHPQWIPTLPPIPTIPGLPQLIPQPPAGG
- a CDS encoding SAM-dependent methyltransferase, with amino-acid sequence MRESSIVVRPESPDSPNYTAAARLQAAGLQSAIELFVDAAGAVPIPRYPQPIVIADYGASTGHNALLPVAAAITALRRRTRKEHPILVAHTDVPDNDFTALFQTLTDDPDSYLYKDAAVFCSAVGRSFYQQLLPSQSVSLGWSSWAIHWLSKTPVPVPDHILPALSDDDRTRAACERQAAQDWQEFIAFRGRELVGDGRLVVLTMGVDEAGRPGLLPLVDILYGALTQLVGSGLISAEELRAMAIPIVGRGEKDFAAPFAPKDRFEGLSIEQVEVFDAEDRYFQQFTVDNDANALGAKWASFLRASVFGCLTAALSGGHDDPRATELCDRLERSIATQVAAAPARTPMPLAKVVLRKHPRTRD